From the Chitinolyticbacter meiyuanensis genome, one window contains:
- a CDS encoding GNAT family N-acetyltransferase, producing the protein MTTAAPDLHAKPACAIERPLTAIESPHPDLADWLATPMLAQAWTDAIVDCWLAAEAVEGIDATAPFTVLDLAPGMGRLRASLLPRLQARLAALGRGHWQVDYRDDDQVAAPGANPVVWLATGALGQPLPALFGVHYERTLRGELLATPNDAPQRYTLRCDWQPVDAAELGALPGNYLAHVNSAGFSMPLATLARLDALAQASAGRFLLLAVDYGVLKARDVRLGALYPPAEFMVGSDRLPLNLHAIASHQQAQGATVRASQQHTAGAVQYLAWCDGARDGTALADLLAERLTTCGPDAHAAALEAAEYLPPRLALLQGSTHDPEVCARMLPALLEAQPEDAVQRAAWSDALREVAVQAALRDDAFQFNLACAAWQLGDLALARHLLTGLHAEWPDHPDVCQLLAEVEIAAGRAELAPPLLHRALATHSDHEALLALLAQCEQRATARAAQPWCPAELPRDGELTLEPVGPEHASMLFTQYRDPQIGMMTRLPEFDSSEAMAVWLAEMESTPHRHGYAVVHADAGAIGVVSCAWHGDAAYLHFWLGTDWQGRGLAARAVRLALTAVPAGAQLYTSVYQDNHRSRRVLAQLGFTVLDCRAEAPDEGLIFMRLTAQCDVAGLAQLLRGLESPIALAVA; encoded by the coding sequence ATGACGACTGCAGCCCCTGATCTTCATGCGAAGCCTGCCTGCGCCATCGAACGGCCATTGACGGCCATCGAATCGCCGCACCCCGACCTCGCCGACTGGCTGGCTACGCCGATGCTGGCGCAGGCATGGACCGATGCCATTGTCGATTGCTGGCTGGCTGCCGAAGCGGTGGAGGGCATCGATGCCACGGCGCCGTTCACCGTGCTGGATCTGGCGCCGGGCATGGGGCGCTTGCGCGCGTCGCTGCTGCCGCGCTTGCAGGCCCGGCTGGCTGCATTGGGGCGCGGGCACTGGCAGGTGGATTATCGCGACGACGATCAGGTGGCCGCGCCGGGCGCCAACCCGGTGGTCTGGCTGGCAACGGGCGCACTCGGTCAGCCGCTGCCAGCGCTGTTCGGTGTGCATTATGAGCGCACCTTGCGCGGCGAACTGCTGGCCACTCCCAACGACGCACCGCAGCGCTACACACTGCGTTGCGACTGGCAGCCGGTGGATGCGGCTGAACTTGGCGCGCTGCCGGGCAACTATCTGGCCCATGTGAACAGCGCCGGTTTCTCGATGCCCTTGGCCACGCTGGCAAGGCTGGATGCGCTGGCTCAGGCAAGCGCCGGGCGTTTCCTATTGCTGGCCGTGGATTACGGCGTGCTCAAAGCGCGTGATGTCCGCCTGGGGGCGCTGTATCCACCGGCGGAGTTCATGGTGGGCAGCGACAGATTGCCACTCAATCTGCACGCCATTGCCAGCCACCAGCAAGCCCAGGGCGCCACGGTGCGGGCCAGCCAGCAGCACACGGCCGGCGCGGTGCAATATCTGGCGTGGTGCGATGGCGCGCGCGACGGTACGGCGCTGGCCGATCTGCTGGCGGAACGGCTGACCACTTGCGGCCCGGATGCCCACGCTGCCGCGCTGGAGGCTGCGGAGTACCTGCCGCCACGACTAGCGCTGCTGCAAGGCAGTACGCACGACCCGGAAGTCTGCGCGCGCATGTTGCCGGCGCTGCTGGAAGCACAGCCGGAGGATGCCGTGCAGCGGGCGGCCTGGTCTGATGCGCTGCGCGAGGTTGCGGTACAGGCGGCGCTGCGGGATGACGCCTTCCAGTTCAACCTGGCCTGCGCAGCTTGGCAGCTCGGTGATCTGGCGCTGGCGCGGCACCTGCTGACCGGGTTGCACGCCGAATGGCCCGATCATCCGGATGTATGCCAGCTGCTGGCCGAGGTGGAAATTGCCGCGGGCCGTGCCGAACTGGCTCCGCCGCTGCTGCACCGGGCGCTGGCCACGCATTCCGACCATGAAGCGCTGCTGGCATTGCTGGCGCAGTGCGAGCAACGCGCCACGGCCCGTGCTGCGCAGCCTTGGTGCCCGGCCGAGTTGCCGCGTGACGGTGAACTGACGCTGGAGCCAGTCGGCCCTGAGCACGCAAGCATGCTGTTCACCCAATACCGCGATCCGCAGATCGGCATGATGACGCGATTGCCGGAGTTCGATTCCAGTGAAGCGATGGCGGTCTGGCTGGCCGAGATGGAATCCACCCCGCATCGCCATGGTTACGCGGTGGTGCATGCCGACGCGGGCGCCATCGGTGTGGTGTCCTGCGCCTGGCATGGCGATGCAGCCTACCTGCACTTCTGGCTAGGCACCGACTGGCAGGGCCGTGGCCTTGCCGCACGCGCGGTGCGGCTGGCGCTGACGGCCGTACCCGCTGGCGCACAGCTTTATACCTCGGTCTACCAGGACAACCACCGCTCACGCCGAGTGCTAGCGCAACTGGGGTTCACGGTGCTCGACTGTCGTGCCGAAGCACCGGATGAGGGCTTGATTTTCATGCGCCTGACAGCGCAGTGCGATGTGGCTGGATTGGCGCAGTTGCTGCGAGGGCTGGAGAGCCCCATCGCGCTGGCGGTGGCATGA
- a CDS encoding type VI secretion system protein, translated as MSTLFIGLLVAACVVALITVWLIWRARKPMPISTVSTSERKNKSLKERLLGLVQTLDYIGTRREWRYREPWVLLLGEQGAGKSSLAASLSPHLRRDIGDREKRLHAKGCEWHFLHHGVLIDTDGKLANAPADSKEAREWTATLVEISDQRPERAIDSIVVVVSAPALASASAETRDAMADRVYRQLYQVQERFEFLLPVYVVVSQCDGIDGYAAYWQALGERDDPASRNRRQLVGWSAPAVAEGATPKEWAEDAMDAMYERLKTLQLDTAAESDQIADADRFFLFPRHFQQLRDPLGQWLSVVFRGSAWHPGFYFRGVYFTGSSEANGQPSSSGERCTSVEFVDALIDDKVLAEPMLARPARTGVWSRNRVIRKLQVAGIVGFLLLCVGLVWSTVRLQHQVQTLKHSLEIVERVSSECASTEQVYALIRQMTRIDTNLTYLAIPVSWFDGRATSQSARYIAEEGFNEVIMPSISCYLGKRAQHLFEDSQKSILGNDSLGYFEARDRLESNLKRLIELETNLSRFEYIEKASSPADNPRVMKEFADLARYAYGKPLPDEVRNERGAFSAALAAVQGDLKPPLPQAMRTQLAREYGLQAELVQQQLQKSVQAGGQLLESLQAQKEPILQNTRDFTQWLSWIRSEWLQPGKGADPCARIQARLRADFIALEQRNHDYAPLFANLAQFDENSCTRPAMTQLADMQLPPYGLLFTQQGSGLLLNPALEDELLGLSTLVNLNFMQVVSPRPFQCLSASVGWRPAMVNAATNYVAEYQRFKAKQPKDDTLPDYTRPMYDRLARRALQNVLDDTLRQAQLPASSDAMLTLVSSEALSQADAQLARESEDMSHVVDPLLGVLRLYEQLGFTASGAQVTQCARDYAADSLARVDALASQSRLYDPTQGPLDGQFFALGSTPVVKDYLARQVSRGGVLAGYAQPFVVLLQNAGVVDESQRANPQTAEYWTNTIGELNRYVQFKEPNGQVGHLDDLFLKQFETLSYENCRKTLADYKAPEYGNDLFSIRRQALEQKVTLRCKDQRQAAAAETWGDFAERFNRELAGRYPFGPLTARDASLATVKRFFVDYDAQRAKLEQLLDDVPVEHLQAANGFLDGLDAANDFFKSTLTAGDVSLPVQLDLAFRAQTADATGSEQLLNWTMTSGERQAGFPNRNTNLPWPWGQVLVLDLQWADRSVWRPFADARQPDLTVDGQVASFVATGDWALLRMIRSHAPRGVVGRDPTDPTRLLLEFNVPTANPGQPDGRTEQRTMRAYLGVKLSGVDPKTKAAQPLTLPANFPQRAPLLWR; from the coding sequence GTGAGCACGCTTTTCATCGGCCTTCTCGTCGCCGCCTGCGTCGTCGCACTGATCACGGTGTGGCTGATCTGGCGGGCGCGCAAGCCCATGCCCATCTCCACGGTGAGCACCAGCGAACGCAAGAACAAATCGCTGAAGGAGCGCCTGCTGGGCCTGGTGCAGACGCTCGACTACATTGGCACGCGCCGCGAATGGCGCTACCGCGAGCCGTGGGTGCTGCTGCTGGGCGAGCAGGGCGCGGGCAAATCCAGTCTGGCGGCCTCGCTGTCGCCACACCTGCGTCGCGACATCGGCGATCGCGAGAAAAGGCTGCATGCCAAGGGGTGTGAATGGCACTTCCTGCACCACGGCGTGTTGATCGATACCGACGGCAAGCTCGCCAACGCGCCGGCCGACAGCAAGGAGGCGCGCGAGTGGACCGCCACGCTGGTGGAGATCAGCGACCAGCGGCCCGAGCGCGCCATCGACAGCATCGTGGTGGTGGTGTCGGCACCGGCGCTGGCCAGCGCCAGCGCCGAGACCCGCGACGCAATGGCGGACCGGGTCTACCGCCAGCTCTACCAGGTGCAGGAGCGGTTCGAGTTCCTGCTGCCCGTCTACGTGGTGGTCAGCCAGTGCGACGGTATCGATGGCTATGCCGCCTACTGGCAGGCGCTGGGTGAGCGCGACGATCCGGCTTCGCGCAATCGCCGGCAACTGGTTGGCTGGTCGGCGCCCGCCGTTGCCGAGGGCGCCACGCCCAAGGAATGGGCCGAGGACGCGATGGACGCGATGTACGAGCGGCTGAAGACGCTGCAGCTCGATACCGCCGCCGAGAGCGACCAGATCGCCGACGCCGATCGCTTCTTCCTGTTCCCACGCCACTTCCAGCAACTGCGCGATCCGTTGGGGCAGTGGCTGTCAGTGGTGTTCCGCGGCTCGGCCTGGCATCCGGGTTTTTATTTCCGCGGCGTGTATTTCACCGGCAGCAGCGAGGCCAATGGCCAGCCGTCGAGCTCGGGCGAGCGCTGCACCAGCGTCGAGTTCGTCGACGCGCTGATCGACGACAAGGTGCTGGCCGAGCCAATGCTGGCGCGACCGGCGCGCACGGGGGTGTGGTCGCGCAACCGGGTGATCCGCAAGCTCCAGGTGGCGGGCATCGTCGGCTTTCTGCTGCTGTGCGTGGGGCTGGTGTGGTCCACCGTACGGCTGCAGCACCAGGTGCAGACGCTCAAGCATTCGCTGGAGATCGTCGAGCGCGTCAGCAGCGAGTGCGCCAGCACCGAACAGGTGTACGCGCTGATCCGGCAGATGACGCGCATCGATACCAATCTCACCTACCTTGCCATTCCCGTGTCGTGGTTCGACGGTCGCGCCACCAGCCAGAGCGCGCGCTATATCGCCGAGGAAGGCTTCAACGAAGTGATCATGCCCAGCATCAGCTGCTACCTGGGCAAGCGCGCGCAGCACCTGTTCGAGGACAGCCAGAAATCTATCCTCGGCAACGACAGCCTGGGCTACTTCGAGGCGCGCGACCGGCTGGAGAGCAACCTCAAGCGGCTGATCGAGCTGGAAACCAACCTGTCGCGCTTCGAATACATCGAGAAGGCAAGCAGCCCGGCCGATAACCCCCGCGTGATGAAGGAGTTCGCCGATCTGGCGCGTTACGCCTATGGCAAGCCGTTGCCGGACGAAGTACGCAACGAGCGCGGTGCGTTCTCGGCGGCGCTGGCAGCGGTGCAGGGCGATCTGAAACCGCCGTTGCCACAGGCGATGCGTACGCAACTGGCCCGGGAATATGGGCTGCAGGCCGAGCTGGTGCAGCAGCAGTTGCAGAAATCGGTACAGGCCGGTGGCCAGTTGCTCGAATCACTGCAGGCGCAGAAGGAACCCATTCTGCAGAACACGCGTGATTTCACGCAGTGGCTGAGCTGGATACGCAGCGAATGGTTGCAGCCGGGCAAGGGTGCCGATCCGTGTGCGCGGATCCAGGCACGCCTGCGCGCCGATTTCATCGCGCTGGAGCAGCGCAACCACGACTACGCGCCGTTGTTCGCCAACCTCGCGCAGTTTGACGAAAACAGCTGCACCCGACCGGCGATGACGCAGCTGGCCGACATGCAATTGCCGCCCTACGGCCTGTTGTTCACCCAGCAGGGCAGCGGCCTGTTGTTGAACCCGGCGTTGGAGGACGAACTGCTCGGTCTCTCCACGCTCGTCAATCTCAACTTCATGCAGGTGGTCAGCCCGCGGCCGTTCCAGTGCCTGTCCGCCAGCGTGGGCTGGCGTCCGGCGATGGTGAACGCTGCCACCAACTACGTGGCCGAGTACCAGCGTTTCAAGGCCAAGCAGCCCAAGGACGACACGCTGCCCGACTACACGCGTCCCATGTACGACCGGCTGGCGCGCCGCGCGCTGCAGAACGTGCTTGACGACACGCTACGCCAGGCCCAGTTGCCGGCCAGTAGCGATGCCATGCTTACGCTGGTGTCGAGCGAAGCCTTGTCGCAGGCCGATGCGCAACTGGCGCGCGAAAGCGAGGACATGTCGCACGTGGTCGACCCATTGCTCGGCGTGCTGCGGCTCTACGAGCAGCTGGGCTTCACCGCCAGCGGCGCGCAGGTGACCCAGTGCGCGCGGGATTACGCGGCGGACAGCCTAGCGCGCGTTGACGCGCTGGCCAGCCAGAGCCGGCTGTACGACCCGACCCAGGGCCCGCTCGATGGCCAGTTCTTCGCGCTGGGCTCCACCCCGGTGGTGAAGGACTACCTCGCGCGGCAGGTCTCGCGCGGCGGGGTGCTCGCCGGCTACGCCCAGCCCTTCGTGGTGCTGCTGCAGAACGCTGGCGTGGTCGACGAATCGCAACGCGCCAATCCGCAGACGGCGGAGTACTGGACCAACACCATCGGCGAGCTCAATCGCTACGTGCAGTTCAAGGAGCCCAACGGCCAGGTCGGCCACCTGGACGACCTGTTCCTCAAGCAGTTCGAGACGCTGAGCTACGAGAATTGCCGAAAGACGCTGGCCGACTACAAGGCGCCCGAGTACGGCAACGACCTGTTCTCGATCCGCCGCCAGGCGCTGGAGCAGAAGGTGACGCTGCGCTGCAAGGACCAGCGCCAGGCCGCGGCCGCCGAAACCTGGGGTGATTTTGCCGAGCGCTTCAACCGCGAGCTGGCCGGTCGCTACCCGTTCGGCCCGCTGACTGCACGCGATGCCTCGCTGGCCACCGTGAAGCGCTTCTTCGTCGACTATGACGCCCAGCGCGCCAAGCTCGAACAGCTGCTGGACGACGTGCCGGTCGAGCACCTGCAGGCGGCCAACGGGTTCCTTGATGGGCTCGACGCGGCCAACGACTTCTTCAAGAGCACGCTGACCGCGGGCGACGTGAGCCTGCCGGTGCAGCTCGACCTCGCCTTCCGCGCGCAGACCGCCGATGCCACGGGCAGCGAGCAATTGCTGAACTGGACCATGACCAGCGGCGAGCGTCAGGCCGGATTCCCCAACCGCAACACCAACCTGCCGTGGCCATGGGGCCAGGTGCTGGTGCTGGACCTGCAATGGGCCGACCGCTCGGTATGGCGGCCGTTTGCCGATGCACGTCAGCCGGATCTGACGGTGGACGGGCAGGTGGCGAGCTTCGTTGCCACCGGCGACTGGGCGCTGTTGCGCATGATCCGCAGCCATGCTCCGCGCGGCGTGGTCGGCCGCGACCCGACCGATCCCACCCGGCTGTTGCTGGAATTCAACGTGCCGACGGCCAATCCCGGTCAGCCCGACGGCCGCACCGAGCAGCGCACCATGCGTGCCTACCTCGGCGTGAAGCTCTCCGGGGTCGACCCCAAGACCAAGGCCGCGCAGCCACTGACGCTGCCGGCTAACTTCCCGCAGCGGGCACCGCTGCTGTGGCGATAA
- the tssA gene encoding type VI secretion system protein TssA has translation MALKSDIDERVHSYCTDQLSMSFDALLAPISAEQPTGAALRNGAIYRQIEEARRADDATLPQGAWEHELKRADWDRVSELAAGAIARESKDLQLAAWLLEAELNRNGFAGIACCLALIDGLCQRYWDGLYPAAPDGDLDYRANVLRWLNDKLLPALRRIPLTATGRDRDYTWADWDQARRNEQLKASGGRNAPPMEGATQAELNAAVSATGSDAYGWLYCTLSDALAIADALTETLDARFGDDAPSLRTFTGLLEQIRSVIAAELKKRGIDASALRFAEAAPEPHHQMETPQIEEDDFYPPVGGPLGPISGRNEAYARLAEAADYLMHIEPHSPVPYLIRRAIEWGNLNTVELYQEVFLRLGGQLSVFEMLGLTPNDGKS, from the coding sequence ATGGCTTTGAAATCCGATATCGACGAGCGCGTACACAGCTACTGCACCGACCAGCTCTCCATGTCCTTCGACGCCTTGCTCGCGCCGATCTCGGCCGAGCAGCCTACCGGTGCCGCGCTGCGCAATGGCGCCATCTACCGCCAGATCGAGGAAGCCCGCCGTGCCGACGATGCCACGCTGCCGCAGGGCGCCTGGGAGCACGAGCTCAAGCGTGCCGACTGGGATCGCGTCTCCGAGCTTGCCGCCGGTGCCATTGCGCGCGAGAGCAAGGATCTGCAGCTTGCCGCCTGGCTGCTGGAGGCCGAACTCAATCGCAACGGCTTTGCCGGCATCGCCTGCTGCCTCGCGCTGATCGACGGGCTGTGCCAGCGCTATTGGGATGGCCTCTACCCGGCAGCGCCCGATGGCGACCTGGACTACCGCGCCAATGTGCTGCGCTGGTTGAACGACAAGCTGTTGCCCGCGCTGCGCCGTATTCCCCTCACCGCTACCGGCCGCGACCGCGACTACACCTGGGCGGACTGGGACCAGGCGCGGCGCAACGAACAGCTCAAGGCATCCGGCGGGCGCAATGCCCCACCCATGGAAGGCGCGACCCAAGCCGAGTTGAACGCGGCGGTCTCCGCTACCGGTAGCGATGCCTATGGCTGGCTCTACTGCACGCTGAGCGACGCGCTCGCCATCGCCGACGCGCTGACCGAAACGCTGGACGCGCGCTTTGGCGACGACGCCCCCAGCCTGCGTACCTTCACCGGCCTCCTCGAGCAGATCCGCAGCGTGATCGCCGCCGAACTGAAAAAACGCGGCATCGATGCCAGTGCCCTGCGCTTTGCCGAAGCCGCACCGGAGCCGCATCACCAGATGGAAACGCCGCAAATCGAAGAAGACGATTTCTACCCGCCGGTCGGCGGCCCGCTCGGCCCCATTTCCGGTCGCAACGAAGCCTATGCCCGCCTCGCCGAGGCAGCCGACTACCTGATGCACATCGAACCGCACAGCCCGGTGCCCTACCTGATCCGTCGCGCCATCGAGTGGGGCAACCTTAACACCGTCGAGCTGTATCAGGAGGTGTTCCTGCGCCTCGGTGGGCAGTTGAGCGTGTTCGAGATGCTGGGGCTGACTCCCAATGACGGTAAATCTTGA
- a CDS encoding DotU family type IV/VI secretion system protein produces the protein MADPAQASHFLLGCFAEFYEEVASIKLANEQGRLPGYLAVGDEPPPTRGVDLAARVSARLMEVLGRQTRRVRENGSDADGRAYAIAQYVMAALADEIFILELDWPGREPWLHVMLEYKLFRTHNAGRRFFELANKLLQTRAGTRNLLHVDLAAVFLLALQLGFKGQYRGRHWDAALKALRQKLHRFVEGRSQERDDGHLFWQAYEHTQRGEDKRLAPLRPWLIALAIAAGIYLVASKALWFWSLQPIEALLQQKSEQRTDR, from the coding sequence ATGGCTGATCCTGCGCAAGCCTCCCATTTCCTGCTGGGCTGCTTCGCCGAATTCTACGAAGAGGTGGCGAGCATCAAGCTTGCCAACGAGCAGGGGAGGCTGCCCGGCTATCTCGCGGTCGGCGACGAGCCGCCGCCGACGCGCGGCGTCGACCTGGCTGCGCGGGTCAGCGCGCGACTGATGGAGGTGCTGGGCCGGCAGACCCGCCGCGTGCGCGAGAACGGCTCGGATGCCGACGGCCGCGCCTACGCCATCGCGCAATACGTGATGGCAGCGCTGGCCGACGAGATCTTTATCCTCGAGCTCGACTGGCCGGGCCGCGAGCCCTGGCTGCACGTGATGCTGGAATACAAGCTGTTCCGCACCCACAACGCCGGCCGCCGTTTCTTTGAGCTGGCGAACAAGCTGCTGCAGACCCGCGCCGGCACGCGCAACCTGTTGCATGTCGATCTGGCCGCGGTGTTCCTGCTGGCCTTGCAGCTCGGGTTCAAGGGTCAGTATCGCGGCCGGCACTGGGATGCGGCGCTCAAGGCGCTGCGGCAGAAGCTGCACCGCTTCGTCGAAGGCCGCTCGCAAGAGCGCGACGACGGCCATCTGTTCTGGCAGGCCTACGAACACACCCAGCGCGGCGAAGACAAGCGCCTTGCGCCGTTGCGGCCCTGGCTGATCGCGCTGGCGATCGCCGCGGGCATCTATCTCGTCGCCTCGAAAGCGCTGTGGTTCTGGTCGCTGCAGCCCATCGAAGCGCTGTTGCAGCAAAAGAGCGAACAAAGGACAGACAGGTGA
- a CDS encoding DUF4150 domain-containing protein, which translates to MFANVNLGVMNFAFPDVCKVPTPVGPIPLPFPNIAMSVSHIPSVFNILFGGGLAENMLTQGTISNGDEPGLATGLISNVVIGPDRQVLGSFKVLVSAVFAMRLTSLSLQNGMLPNTVGASLTPAQFRVILLG; encoded by the coding sequence ATGTTTGCCAATGTGAATCTCGGGGTGATGAATTTCGCCTTTCCCGACGTGTGCAAGGTGCCCACGCCGGTCGGACCGATTCCGCTGCCGTTTCCCAACATCGCGATGTCGGTCAGCCATATCCCGTCGGTGTTCAACATCCTGTTCGGCGGGGGGCTCGCCGAGAACATGCTGACCCAGGGCACGATCAGCAATGGGGACGAGCCGGGCCTCGCCACCGGGCTGATCTCCAATGTGGTGATCGGGCCGGACCGCCAGGTGCTCGGCAGCTTCAAGGTGCTGGTGTCGGCGGTGTTCGCGATGCGGCTCACCTCGCTGTCGCTGCAGAACGGCATGCTGCCGAACACCGTGGGCGCCTCGCTCACGCCGGCGCAGTTCCGCGTGATCCTCTTGGGGTGA
- a CDS encoding PABP-interacting PAM2 motif-containing protein — protein MASSGSGGKPGGLNPNAPEFKPIASPPPPRFFSYTREFSTAAQQQAGRGRSYSFGVFDAATNTRFNRAHQHVDDFAGGNHDVRPKPPAFGAPGQYDAGNVTHFQPL, from the coding sequence ATGGCCTCATCAGGTAGCGGTGGAAAACCCGGCGGATTGAACCCCAATGCCCCCGAATTCAAACCGATTGCGTCGCCGCCGCCCCCGCGCTTCTTCAGCTACACCAGGGAGTTCTCCACTGCTGCGCAGCAGCAGGCGGGTCGCGGCCGCTCGTATTCATTCGGGGTGTTCGATGCCGCAACCAATACCCGCTTCAACCGCGCTCACCAGCATGTGGACGATTTCGCGGGAGGCAATCACGACGTCCGTCCCAAGCCCCCCGCTTTCGGCGCACCAGGGCAGTACGACGCCGGCAATGTCACGCATTTCCAACCGCTGTAG
- the nfi gene encoding deoxyribonuclease V (cleaves DNA at apurinic or apyrimidinic sites): MQVPQLENDYVMPLAQAAALQRRLAEQVALQPLAGPVRHVAGVDVSSEWHGSLLSAAVVVFSYPELTMLETACAQHESAFPYVPGFLSFREIPALLKAFAQLQQVPDVLFVDGQGITHPRRLGIAAHLGVLLNLPAVGVAKSNLYGRWQTPKEPGEHTPILDPASGEVLGAALKSKARSLPILISAGHLITQQEALALVQSMLQGYRLPITTRAAHDAVNAYRRERKMEQE, from the coding sequence ATGCAGGTACCGCAGCTCGAAAACGACTACGTGATGCCGCTGGCCCAGGCCGCCGCGCTGCAACGGCGCCTGGCCGAACAGGTGGCGCTGCAGCCGCTGGCAGGGCCGGTGCGCCATGTGGCGGGCGTCGATGTGTCATCCGAATGGCACGGCTCGCTGCTCTCCGCCGCCGTGGTGGTATTCAGCTACCCCGAGCTGACCATGCTCGAAACCGCCTGCGCGCAGCACGAATCGGCATTCCCCTACGTTCCGGGCTTTCTCTCATTCCGTGAGATCCCCGCGCTGCTGAAGGCCTTTGCACAACTGCAGCAGGTGCCGGACGTGCTGTTCGTCGACGGCCAGGGCATCACCCACCCGCGCCGACTCGGCATTGCCGCGCACCTGGGCGTGCTGCTGAACCTGCCCGCCGTGGGCGTCGCCAAATCCAACCTTTACGGCCGCTGGCAGACGCCGAAGGAACCGGGCGAGCACACACCCATACTCGACCCCGCCAGCGGCGAGGTGCTGGGCGCCGCGCTCAAGAGCAAGGCGCGCTCGCTACCTATCCTGATTTCAGCAGGCCACCTGATTACGCAGCAGGAAGCACTGGCCCTGGTGCAATCGATGTTGCAGGGCTACCGGCTGCCAATCACCACGCGGGCGGCACATGATGCGGTGAATGCGTATCGGCGCGAGCGCAAGATGGAGCAGGAATAG
- the tssK gene encoding type VI secretion system baseplate subunit TssK: MEQYTTLPDPLQWSEGLMLSPQHLQQHDIYLQAQLTHRLMSLTPHFWGVRRLEIDALRVASGTLRVTELECILPDGLAILFPGHYGHASLEVDIAKPLSERAGAQRVWLVVPARGTTAATLGSAVQRFDPVSGELAADENTGEGQVPIERLRARISLFVGNDVPARYIACPIAEVERDDKGLLRLTRYHPPMMRMDASAFLKEQGLSWQLRLLMQELWTKARTLAGDRQDGQHEDLPSEQHRALAAARHLAMGLPSLEVAVAAGDIHPVLLYRALMQMVGAVSSIGANPIPPIPDAYRHDDCVAQFDTAMGYIRDKLALVDTAYDCQPFARVGDAGFARRLPDDATEVLIELKPRAGQTLSEIAHWLGECRIGSDELMPVLQTRRLPGATVRPLSPSEIVARKLKTGGAFFVVQNEQLEIDGDLADAYRPGRSLLIQGMANLHMPAAILLYRSKIPTLTQRLPEPVHG; the protein is encoded by the coding sequence ATGGAGCAATACACCACCCTGCCGGATCCGCTGCAATGGTCGGAAGGGCTGATGCTGTCGCCGCAGCACCTGCAGCAGCACGACATCTACCTGCAGGCGCAGCTCACCCACCGGCTGATGAGCCTGACGCCGCATTTCTGGGGCGTGCGCCGGCTGGAGATCGATGCACTGCGCGTGGCGAGCGGCACGCTGCGCGTCACCGAGCTCGAATGCATCCTGCCCGATGGCCTCGCCATACTGTTCCCCGGCCACTATGGCCATGCCTCGCTGGAAGTGGACATCGCCAAGCCCTTGTCCGAACGCGCCGGGGCGCAGCGGGTGTGGTTGGTGGTGCCAGCGCGAGGCACCACCGCCGCCACGCTGGGTAGCGCGGTGCAGCGCTTCGATCCGGTGTCGGGCGAGCTTGCCGCCGACGAGAACACCGGCGAAGGCCAGGTGCCGATCGAGCGGCTGCGCGCGCGCATCAGCCTGTTCGTCGGCAACGATGTGCCGGCGCGCTATATCGCCTGCCCGATCGCCGAGGTGGAGCGCGACGACAAGGGCCTGCTGCGGCTGACCCGCTACCACCCGCCGATGATGCGCATGGATGCCTCGGCCTTCCTCAAGGAACAGGGGCTGTCGTGGCAGTTGCGCCTCTTGATGCAAGAGCTGTGGACCAAGGCGCGCACGCTGGCCGGTGATCGCCAGGATGGCCAGCACGAGGACCTGCCGAGCGAGCAGCACCGCGCGCTGGCGGCCGCGCGCCACCTGGCGATGGGCTTGCCTTCGCTGGAAGTGGCGGTGGCTGCTGGCGACATCCACCCGGTGCTGCTGTATCGCGCACTGATGCAGATGGTCGGCGCGGTGTCGTCGATCGGCGCCAACCCGATTCCGCCGATCCCCGATGCCTACCGCCACGACGACTGCGTGGCGCAGTTCGATACGGCGATGGGCTATATCCGCGACAAGCTGGCGCTGGTCGATACCGCCTACGATTGCCAGCCGTTCGCCCGCGTCGGCGATGCCGGCTTCGCGCGCCGGCTGCCGGACGATGCGACCGAGGTGCTGATCGAGCTCAAGCCGCGCGCCGGGCAGACGCTGTCCGAGATCGCGCACTGGCTGGGTGAATGCCGGATCGGCAGCGACGAGTTGATGCCGGTGCTGCAGACCCGCCGCCTGCCCGGCGCCACAGTGCGACCGCTCAGCCCATCCGAGATCGTGGCGCGCAAGCTCAAGACCGGCGGCGCCTTCTTCGTGGTGCAGAACGAGCAGCTGGAGATCGACGGCGACCTCGCCGATGCCTACCGCCCGGGGCGCTCGCTGCTGATCCAGGGCATGGCCAACCTGCATATGCCGGCGGCCATCCTGCTTTACCGCAGCAAGATCCCGACGCTGACGCAGCGCCTGCCGGAGCCCGTCCATGGCTGA